In the genome of Quercus robur chromosome 3, dhQueRobu3.1, whole genome shotgun sequence, one region contains:
- the LOC126719016 gene encoding uncharacterized protein LOC126719016 isoform X6 translates to MKEPHLDEICDICGDAGFDNALATCSSCCSHEHGYCMRVVLHDIPEDWVCKSCLSSGMVLPEAGGKDITMRTMTIDCSEMATAGGKSQAVAEQKNSDVEKSMLLNILPIFKIYCDYLPTSHATWKGGFFVTNSTPKNFLGGFKAQLPPSISRRASEFSGKMPLVLSVELLPQSQILADLFQNDCPDLRDIALYFSPDDNIESSKEHAASLFEQMEVQNSMMRSSFNGVELLIFTSKQLHVDSQNVIARLEAEYQFWGVFRPVKDNHTLDKVDAEPPPVISSVEYAHNDCVSMDDSEAVDMEIDMVAGENVGRVDMVVSRYASKRHYELTSNSGSNLHRLDRKTSTISKYLISSSEQLILGYKQGVKSRSEIAFEPHLHSSNRKCFNTVDPDGVPPGFEKVLRQN, encoded by the exons GATGAAATTTGTGACATATGTGGTGATGCTGGTTTTGACAATGCATTAGCTACTTGCTCCAGTTGCTGTAGTCATGAACATGG TTATTGCATGCGGGTTGTTCTCCATGATATTCCAGAAGATTGGGTTTGTAAATCATGTTTGTCAAGTGGGATGGTATTGCCAGAAGCTGGTGGGAAGGACATCACCATGAGAACCATGACAATAGATTGCTCTGAAATGGCTACAGCAg GTGGTAAGTCCCAAGCTGTTGCTGAACAAAAGAACTCTGATGTTGAAAAAAGCATGTTGCTGAATATTTTACCTATATTCAAGATATACTGCGATTATCTCCCTACTTCACATGCTACTTGGAA gGGAGGATTTTTTGTTACTAATTCTACACCTAAAAACTTTCTTGGTGGGTTCAAGGCTCAACTTCCACCCTCCATCAGTCGTAGGGCCTCTGAGTTTTCAGGAAAAATGCCTCTAGTCCTTAGTGTTGAGTTGCTTCCTCAATCCCAAATTTTGGCAGATCTTTTTCAGAATGATTGTCCTGATCTTCGTGACATTGCTCTATACTTTTCCCCTGATGATAATATTGAGAG TTCCAAAGAGCACGCTGCCTCCCTGTTTGAGCAGATGGAGGTCCAAAATTCAATGATGAGAAGCTCCTTTAATGGTGTGGAGTTGCtgatttttacatcaaaacagCTGCATGTGGACTCACAGA ATGTTATTGCAAGGTTAGAAGCAGAATACCAGTTTTGGGGAGTCTTTCGCCCTGTAAAAGACAATCATACTCTTGACAAGGTAGATGCAGAACCCCCTCCAGTCATTTCTTCTGTGGAATATGCACACAATGACTGTGTGAGCATGGATGATAGTGAGGCAGTTGATATGGAAATTGATATGGTAGCTGGAGAGAATGTGGGGAGAGTTGATATGGTTGTTTCAAGATATGCATCCAAGAGACATTATGAACTCACTTCTAATTCTGGGAGTAACTTGCATAGGTTAGATAGAAAGACTTCAACTATTTCGAAGTATTTGATTTCTAGTAGTGAACAATTAATATTAGGGTATAAACAAGGGGTAAAAAGTAGAAGTGAGATTGCTTTTGAGCCCCACTTGCACAGCTCAAATAGGAAGTGTTTCAATACAGTGGACCCAGATGGAGTTCCTCCGGGATTTGAGaaagttttaagacaaaactga
- the LOC126719016 gene encoding uncharacterized protein LOC126719016 isoform X2, producing MKEPHSDEICDICGDAGFDNALATCSSCCSHEHGYCMRVVLHDIPEDWVCKSCLSSGMVLPEAGGKDITMRTMTIDCSEMATAGGKSQAVAEQKNSDVEKSMLLNILPIFKIYCDYLPTSHATWKGGFFVTNSTPKNFLGGFKAQLPPSISRRASEFSGKMPLVLSVELLPQSQILADLFQNDCPDLRDIALYFSPDDNIESSKEHAASLFEQMEVQNSMMRSSFNGVELLIFTSKQLHVDSQNVIARLEAEYQFWGVFRPVKDNHTLDKVDAEPPPVISSVEYAHNDCVSMDDSEAVDMEIDMVAGENVGRVDMVVSRYASKRHYELTSNSGSNLHRLDRKTSTISKYLISSSEQLILGYKQGVKSRSEIAFEPHLHSSNRKCFNTVDPDGVPPGFEKVLRQN from the exons ATGAAAGAACCCCACTCG GATGAAATTTGTGACATATGTGGTGATGCTGGTTTTGACAATGCATTAGCTACTTGCTCCAGTTGCTGTAGTCATGAACATGG TTATTGCATGCGGGTTGTTCTCCATGATATTCCAGAAGATTGGGTTTGTAAATCATGTTTGTCAAGTGGGATGGTATTGCCAGAAGCTGGTGGGAAGGACATCACCATGAGAACCATGACAATAGATTGCTCTGAAATGGCTACAGCAg GTGGTAAGTCCCAAGCTGTTGCTGAACAAAAGAACTCTGATGTTGAAAAAAGCATGTTGCTGAATATTTTACCTATATTCAAGATATACTGCGATTATCTCCCTACTTCACATGCTACTTGGAA gGGAGGATTTTTTGTTACTAATTCTACACCTAAAAACTTTCTTGGTGGGTTCAAGGCTCAACTTCCACCCTCCATCAGTCGTAGGGCCTCTGAGTTTTCAGGAAAAATGCCTCTAGTCCTTAGTGTTGAGTTGCTTCCTCAATCCCAAATTTTGGCAGATCTTTTTCAGAATGATTGTCCTGATCTTCGTGACATTGCTCTATACTTTTCCCCTGATGATAATATTGAGAG TTCCAAAGAGCACGCTGCCTCCCTGTTTGAGCAGATGGAGGTCCAAAATTCAATGATGAGAAGCTCCTTTAATGGTGTGGAGTTGCtgatttttacatcaaaacagCTGCATGTGGACTCACAGA ATGTTATTGCAAGGTTAGAAGCAGAATACCAGTTTTGGGGAGTCTTTCGCCCTGTAAAAGACAATCATACTCTTGACAAGGTAGATGCAGAACCCCCTCCAGTCATTTCTTCTGTGGAATATGCACACAATGACTGTGTGAGCATGGATGATAGTGAGGCAGTTGATATGGAAATTGATATGGTAGCTGGAGAGAATGTGGGGAGAGTTGATATGGTTGTTTCAAGATATGCATCCAAGAGACATTATGAACTCACTTCTAATTCTGGGAGTAACTTGCATAGGTTAGATAGAAAGACTTCAACTATTTCGAAGTATTTGATTTCTAGTAGTGAACAATTAATATTAGGGTATAAACAAGGGGTAAAAAGTAGAAGTGAGATTGCTTTTGAGCCCCACTTGCACAGCTCAAATAGGAAGTGTTTCAATACAGTGGACCCAGATGGAGTTCCTCCGGGATTTGAGaaagttttaagacaaaactga
- the LOC126719016 gene encoding uncharacterized protein LOC126719016 isoform X5, translating into MRVVLHDIPEDWVCKSCLSSGMVLPEAGGKDITMRTMTIDCSEMATAGGKSQAVAEQKNSDVEKSMLLNILPIFKIYCDYLPTSHATWKGGFFVTNSTPKNFLGGFKAQLPPSISRRASEFSGKMPLVLSVELLPQSQILADLFQNDCPDLRDIALYFSPDDNIESSKEHAASLFEQMEVQNSMMRSSFNGVELLIFTSKQLHVDSQNVIARLEAEYQFWGVFRPVKDNHTLDKVDAEPPPVISSVEYAHNDCVSMDDSEAVDMEIDMVAGENVGRVDMVVSRYASKRHYELTSNSGSNLHRLDRKTSTISKYLISSSEQLILGYKQGVKSRSEIAFEPHLHSSNRKCFNTVDPDGVPPGFEKVLRQN; encoded by the exons ATGCGGGTTGTTCTCCATGATATTCCAGAAGATTGGGTTTGTAAATCATGTTTGTCAAGTGGGATGGTATTGCCAGAAGCTGGTGGGAAGGACATCACCATGAGAACCATGACAATAGATTGCTCTGAAATGGCTACAGCAg GTGGTAAGTCCCAAGCTGTTGCTGAACAAAAGAACTCTGATGTTGAAAAAAGCATGTTGCTGAATATTTTACCTATATTCAAGATATACTGCGATTATCTCCCTACTTCACATGCTACTTGGAA gGGAGGATTTTTTGTTACTAATTCTACACCTAAAAACTTTCTTGGTGGGTTCAAGGCTCAACTTCCACCCTCCATCAGTCGTAGGGCCTCTGAGTTTTCAGGAAAAATGCCTCTAGTCCTTAGTGTTGAGTTGCTTCCTCAATCCCAAATTTTGGCAGATCTTTTTCAGAATGATTGTCCTGATCTTCGTGACATTGCTCTATACTTTTCCCCTGATGATAATATTGAGAG TTCCAAAGAGCACGCTGCCTCCCTGTTTGAGCAGATGGAGGTCCAAAATTCAATGATGAGAAGCTCCTTTAATGGTGTGGAGTTGCtgatttttacatcaaaacagCTGCATGTGGACTCACAGA ATGTTATTGCAAGGTTAGAAGCAGAATACCAGTTTTGGGGAGTCTTTCGCCCTGTAAAAGACAATCATACTCTTGACAAGGTAGATGCAGAACCCCCTCCAGTCATTTCTTCTGTGGAATATGCACACAATGACTGTGTGAGCATGGATGATAGTGAGGCAGTTGATATGGAAATTGATATGGTAGCTGGAGAGAATGTGGGGAGAGTTGATATGGTTGTTTCAAGATATGCATCCAAGAGACATTATGAACTCACTTCTAATTCTGGGAGTAACTTGCATAGGTTAGATAGAAAGACTTCAACTATTTCGAAGTATTTGATTTCTAGTAGTGAACAATTAATATTAGGGTATAAACAAGGGGTAAAAAGTAGAAGTGAGATTGCTTTTGAGCCCCACTTGCACAGCTCAAATAGGAAGTGTTTCAATACAGTGGACCCAGATGGAGTTCCTCCGGGATTTGAGaaagttttaagacaaaactga